Proteins from a single region of Natrinema salifodinae:
- the ahaH gene encoding ATP synthase archaeal subunit H: protein MPRPEVLERIKSAEDEADEIVALAENDRDERITEARERAEEIRTEAEQEAQELKERRLAEAREEIDAECERVLEEGEQEREELAERARDRVDEVTDHVVELFQEDVHAQT, encoded by the coding sequence ATGCCGAGGCCAGAGGTTCTCGAACGAATTAAGTCGGCGGAGGACGAGGCCGACGAGATCGTCGCATTGGCAGAGAACGACCGCGACGAGCGAATCACCGAGGCCCGGGAACGTGCCGAGGAAATTCGCACGGAAGCGGAACAGGAGGCGCAGGAGTTGAAGGAGCGCCGCCTGGCGGAAGCGCGCGAGGAGATCGACGCCGAGTGTGAGCGCGTCCTCGAAGAGGGCGAGCAGGAGCGCGAGGAACTCGCCGAGCGCGCCCGGGATCGGGTCGACGAAGTGACCGACCACGTCGTCGAACTGTTCCAGGAGGACGTCCATGCTCAGACCTGA